In Halostella litorea, a single window of DNA contains:
- a CDS encoding rubrerythrin-like domain-containing protein, giving the protein MDRDVRQGAKSEYECLGCGHRVSTGGHPVECPECGATMRNRGTPFE; this is encoded by the coding sequence ATGGACCGCGACGTACGCCAGGGCGCGAAGTCGGAGTACGAGTGTCTCGGGTGCGGCCACCGCGTCTCGACGGGTGGTCACCCGGTCGAGTGCCCCGAATGCGGAGCAACTATGCGTAACCGGGGTACACCCTTCGAGTAG
- a CDS encoding PIN domain-containing protein, translated as MTFLDSSVIIDYLDNVDEVVEFVDSEPQLRTSAICLYEVLAGELYTSGPTDIAGTRENFGRVVVLDLTESVALEAAKLQDHLLDIGEPMAPRDVMIAASAYSVGDELVVADSDFDTEYLTDLMTVTNLRGE; from the coding sequence ATGACCTTTCTCGACAGCTCAGTCATCATCGACTATCTAGATAACGTCGACGAGGTCGTCGAGTTCGTCGACTCGGAACCACAGCTTCGCACCTCGGCGATCTGTCTGTACGAAGTTCTCGCCGGGGAACTGTACACCAGCGGCCCGACCGACATAGCTGGCACCCGGGAGAACTTCGGCCGCGTAGTCGTTCTGGATCTCACCGAATCCGTCGCGCTCGAAGCCGCAAAGCTACAGGATCACCTACTCGATATCGGTGAACCGATGGCCCCCCGCGATGTTATGATCGCTGCCTCCGCATACTCGGTCGGTGATGAACTCGTCGTCGCCGATTCCGACTTCGATACCGAGTATCTGACCGACCTGATGACGGTCACGAACCTGCGTGGGGAGTAA
- a CDS encoding SHOCT domain-containing protein has product MTNVGKYVSVVGGVLTVVGAFLPWVVVGGQTTVSGVQGQGLFAVTFCAIALGVIAFREWRPPEQAVVVSMGLLVLIVVLNVFNGLDELPAGQSIALTTDPAIGLYVSLLGGVALALGGALGYVLTPDDAEESPDSESDTVGVPEQLRRYKQLEEEGVLTEAEFKAKKAELLE; this is encoded by the coding sequence ATGACAAACGTAGGCAAGTACGTCTCGGTGGTCGGCGGGGTACTCACCGTCGTCGGCGCGTTTCTGCCGTGGGTAGTCGTCGGCGGACAGACCACCGTCTCGGGGGTTCAGGGGCAGGGACTGTTCGCGGTGACGTTCTGCGCGATAGCGCTCGGGGTGATCGCCTTTCGGGAGTGGAGACCCCCCGAGCAAGCGGTCGTCGTCTCGATGGGGCTGCTCGTACTCATCGTCGTGCTGAACGTCTTCAACGGCCTCGACGAACTCCCGGCGGGGCAGTCGATCGCGCTCACGACGGACCCCGCGATCGGCCTCTACGTGAGCCTGCTTGGCGGCGTGGCGCTCGCACTCGGCGGCGCGCTAGGGTACGTCCTCACGCCGGACGATGCGGAGGAATCCCCCGACAGCGAGTCGGATACGGTCGGCGTGCCCGAGCAGTTGCGCCGTTACAAGCAACTCGAAGAGGAGGGCGTTCTCACGGAGGCGGAGTTCAAGGCGAAGAAAGCGGAACTGCTGGAGTAG
- a CDS encoding DUF7557 family protein has protein sequence MSSTIRVSDDTKDKLRHLKREDETWDELLDRLANESRSMNPGAWEGTGKAEKAREAIKRSRESFGR, from the coding sequence ATGAGTTCAACGATCCGCGTGTCCGACGACACGAAAGACAAGCTCCGGCACCTGAAACGCGAGGACGAAACCTGGGACGAACTCCTCGACCGGCTCGCCAACGAAAGCCGGTCGATGAATCCGGGGGCATGGGAGGGGACCGGGAAAGCCGAGAAGGCCCGCGAGGCCATCAAGCGGTCACGGGAATCGTTCGGTCGATGA
- a CDS encoding PRC-barrel domain-containing protein, translating to MDDTPQEITALVGREVYSKGGVYVGEIEDVRLDLDAEVVTGLALHQLNGDLFAGIENGARGVIIPYRWVQAVGDVVLINDVVERIRRPDDDEEEEAVV from the coding sequence ATGGACGACACTCCGCAGGAGATAACGGCTCTCGTCGGACGGGAGGTGTACTCGAAGGGCGGCGTCTACGTCGGCGAGATCGAGGACGTTCGGCTCGACCTGGACGCCGAGGTGGTCACCGGCCTCGCGCTCCACCAGTTGAACGGCGACCTGTTCGCCGGCATCGAGAACGGTGCCCGCGGCGTCATCATCCCGTACCGCTGGGTGCAGGCGGTCGGCGACGTCGTGCTCATCAACGACGTGGTCGAGCGGATCCGGCGGCCCGACGACGACGAGGAGGAAGAGGCGGTCGTCTAG
- a CDS encoding bacterio-opsin activator domain-containing protein — protein sequence MNATRGTDDPTFRVLFVGPPEWRARAEHALDGVDGARGESVRTAQAAARSLSAGDQYDCVVSAAELADATGREFAERAAVRDADLPVVLVPGEASTSEADGTDAAATLSWVVPLDGSRPGPTGIEGLANVLAREREFSRRRRAAPFDAAFEDPDRFVAVLDGDGTVRTLNDAAEAYLDASADAVAGKRFWALPWRDGQPARRAIQRAVKRAGDGEYTTFEGTLAAGDADDGSTLEFRVQPAGDDPDAVLVQGENRAERDQLEAELRSSEELHRVTLNNMTETVLVTNDDGEFTYVCPNVHFIFGYTAEEIHEFGTIDELLGNDPADPDRLADEGVVRNVEHTATDKDGEEHTLLVNVRNVSIQDGTRLYSCRDVTKRKQRERALTQVQRTSRELLYAETKAAVANRVVSDATTALTGGGAVLYGFDGDENVLYPMAASDRVRAALGPLPDASLGGRSPVGAAFVEERTTDLDESGDRPGGPLASLADLTAIPLGDHGVLAVGAVDGALSAVDREVGELLAATAEAAFDRLERERELRERDATLQERNRRLSELNRVNEMIREIDQALVNAETREGIVEAVCERLSAEDRFAFAWVGEPAAHGQRLRPLEWAGDNREYLDAVSLSTAEAGTLPEPAVRTCRERTMTVVPNVADRLREAGWCKEAVSRNFDSALSIPLTYDGVLLGTLAVYDDEPDAFSETVQAVFSELGDTIGAAINGIQRKEALQSDTVFRLSYRIEDRSALLHRVAAAADCTLELRTEVARSDGATRLFLAVTDADAEAVVEAAAALVDVTDATAVRSTDDGGLVSLTVRDGALSAALAGHGATRRTLEATSRGIDLVVDVPDAATVRAVDDLLSGTFADVELVAQRNRTRPSAPEEPGADLLTDRQAEVAQVAYHSGFFEADRDVTGRDVAATLDISHTAFYDHVKRAERKLFAALFEGGDSSEWVE from the coding sequence ATGAACGCGACCAGGGGGACGGACGACCCGACGTTCCGGGTGCTGTTCGTCGGACCGCCGGAGTGGCGGGCCCGCGCGGAGCACGCGCTCGACGGCGTCGACGGTGCCCGCGGCGAATCGGTCCGAACCGCACAGGCGGCGGCGCGGTCGCTGTCGGCCGGCGACCAGTACGACTGCGTCGTGAGCGCCGCGGAACTCGCCGACGCCACGGGGCGGGAGTTCGCGGAGCGGGCGGCCGTTCGGGACGCGGACCTCCCGGTCGTCCTCGTGCCGGGGGAGGCCAGCACGTCGGAAGCGGACGGAACCGACGCCGCGGCGACGCTCTCGTGGGTAGTCCCGCTCGACGGGAGCCGTCCGGGACCGACCGGCATCGAAGGGCTCGCGAACGTGCTCGCGCGGGAGCGCGAATTCAGCCGCCGACGGCGGGCCGCCCCGTTCGATGCGGCGTTCGAGGACCCAGACCGGTTCGTCGCGGTGCTTGACGGCGACGGGACGGTCCGAACGCTCAACGACGCCGCGGAGGCGTATCTCGACGCGTCGGCCGACGCGGTCGCGGGGAAGCGGTTCTGGGCGCTCCCCTGGCGCGACGGGCAGCCGGCGCGCCGGGCCATCCAGCGTGCGGTCAAGCGTGCCGGGGACGGGGAGTACACGACGTTCGAGGGCACGCTCGCGGCGGGGGACGCGGACGACGGTTCGACCCTCGAGTTCCGCGTCCAGCCGGCCGGCGACGACCCCGACGCCGTTCTCGTCCAGGGCGAGAACCGCGCCGAGCGGGACCAGCTTGAGGCGGAGCTGCGGTCCTCCGAGGAACTCCACCGCGTGACGCTGAACAACATGACCGAGACGGTGCTGGTCACGAACGACGACGGGGAGTTCACCTACGTCTGTCCGAACGTCCACTTCATCTTCGGCTACACCGCCGAGGAGATCCACGAGTTCGGGACGATAGACGAACTGCTGGGGAACGACCCGGCCGACCCCGACCGGCTCGCCGACGAGGGCGTCGTCAGGAACGTCGAGCACACGGCGACGGACAAGGACGGCGAGGAACACACCTTGCTGGTGAACGTGCGGAACGTGTCGATCCAGGACGGAACGCGGCTGTACAGTTGCCGGGACGTCACGAAGCGGAAACAGCGGGAGCGGGCGCTCACGCAGGTCCAGCGGACGAGCCGGGAGCTCCTGTACGCGGAGACGAAGGCCGCGGTCGCAAACAGGGTCGTCTCGGACGCGACGACGGCGCTGACTGGCGGCGGGGCGGTGCTGTACGGCTTCGACGGCGACGAGAACGTCCTCTACCCGATGGCCGCGTCGGACCGGGTCCGGGCGGCGCTGGGGCCGTTGCCGGACGCGAGCCTCGGTGGGCGGTCGCCCGTCGGGGCCGCGTTCGTCGAGGAGCGGACGACCGACCTGGACGAGTCGGGCGACCGACCAGGCGGCCCGCTGGCGAGCCTCGCGGACCTGACCGCGATACCGCTTGGCGACCACGGCGTACTGGCGGTCGGGGCGGTCGACGGCGCCCTGAGCGCGGTGGACCGGGAGGTCGGCGAACTGCTCGCCGCGACGGCGGAGGCGGCGTTCGACCGGCTGGAGCGCGAGCGCGAGCTACGGGAGCGGGACGCGACGCTGCAGGAGCGAAACCGCCGGCTCTCGGAGCTGAACCGGGTCAACGAGATGATCCGGGAGATCGACCAGGCGCTGGTCAACGCCGAGACGCGCGAGGGGATCGTCGAGGCGGTCTGCGAGCGGCTGTCGGCCGAGGACCGCTTCGCGTTCGCCTGGGTCGGCGAGCCCGCGGCGCACGGCCAGCGCCTGCGGCCGCTGGAGTGGGCCGGCGACAACAGGGAGTACCTGGACGCCGTCTCGCTGTCGACGGCCGAGGCGGGGACGCTCCCGGAGCCGGCGGTCCGGACCTGCCGGGAGCGGACCATGACGGTCGTGCCGAACGTCGCGGACCGCCTCCGCGAGGCCGGCTGGTGCAAGGAGGCCGTCTCGCGGAACTTCGACTCGGCCCTCTCGATCCCGCTGACATACGACGGCGTCCTCCTCGGAACGCTGGCCGTGTACGACGACGAGCCGGACGCCTTCAGCGAGACGGTGCAGGCGGTGTTCAGCGAACTCGGCGACACGATCGGGGCGGCGATAAACGGCATCCAGCGCAAGGAGGCGCTGCAAAGCGACACCGTGTTCAGGCTGTCGTACCGGATCGAGGACCGCTCGGCGCTCCTCCACCGGGTCGCGGCGGCCGCCGACTGCACGCTCGAACTGAGAACCGAGGTGGCCCGGTCGGACGGCGCGACGCGTCTCTTCCTCGCCGTCACGGACGCCGACGCCGAGGCGGTCGTCGAGGCGGCGGCCGCGCTCGTGGACGTGACCGACGCGACGGCCGTCCGTTCGACGGACGACGGCGGCCTCGTCAGCCTGACGGTCCGGGACGGGGCCCTGAGCGCCGCCCTGGCGGGCCACGGGGCGACGCGGCGAACGCTCGAAGCGACGTCGCGGGGGATCGACCTGGTGGTCGACGTCCCCGATGCCGCGACGGTGCGGGCGGTCGACGACCTGCTCTCCGGGACGTTCGCCGACGTGGAACTCGTCGCCCAGCGGAACCGGACGCGACCGTCGGCCCCGGAGGAGCCGGGGGCCGACCTGCTGACCGACCGGCAGGCGGAGGTCGCGCAGGTCGCTTACCACAGCGGCTTCTTTGAGGCGGACCGCGACGTGACCGGCCGCGACGTCGCGGCGACGCTCGACATCTCGCATACGGCGTTCTACGACCACGTCAAGCGGGCGGAGCGAAAGCTGTTCGCGGCGCTGTTCGAAGGCGGCGACAGCTCCGAGTGGGTTGAATAG
- a CDS encoding DUF5795 family protein, whose product MSNRVVQGRMVTAESLAELVEGESVMEAEPIEDADRECPECGGDVLAVGYMPSVTEFVTGYKCQDCDWAETDRS is encoded by the coding sequence ATGAGCAACCGCGTCGTGCAGGGCCGCATGGTGACGGCCGAGTCGCTCGCCGAACTGGTCGAAGGCGAATCGGTCATGGAGGCCGAACCGATCGAGGACGCCGACCGCGAGTGCCCGGAGTGTGGCGGCGACGTGCTCGCCGTCGGGTACATGCCGTCGGTGACGGAGTTCGTCACCGGCTACAAGTGTCAGGACTGCGACTGGGCCGAGACGGACCGGAGCTGA
- a CDS encoding HPP family protein, whose product MDRRGAVTSAYAGLLLVPLGAVAWATGEPFVFPSLGPSAYLLAKVRRGPTVAPHRVAGGHAVGVAAGLVSSRVVAPGTAMTGGFQPFSAATLGLAAAAALAVTLTAVGMQATDTNHPPACATTLIVSLGILPTVEAGATIVVAVAFLLAVHRAALAATAAALARLGQSRTAASGSR is encoded by the coding sequence ATGGACAGGCGCGGCGCCGTCACGAGCGCGTACGCGGGGCTGTTGCTCGTGCCCCTCGGCGCGGTCGCGTGGGCGACGGGTGAGCCGTTCGTGTTCCCGAGCCTCGGACCGTCGGCCTACCTGCTCGCGAAGGTCCGGCGCGGGCCGACGGTCGCACCGCACCGCGTGGCCGGCGGGCACGCGGTCGGCGTCGCCGCCGGGTTGGTCTCCTCCCGGGTCGTCGCTCCCGGCACGGCGATGACGGGCGGGTTCCAGCCGTTCTCGGCCGCGACGCTCGGCCTGGCGGCGGCCGCGGCGCTCGCGGTGACGCTGACCGCCGTCGGGATGCAGGCGACCGACACGAACCACCCACCGGCCTGCGCGACCACGCTCATCGTCTCGCTCGGTATCCTCCCGACGGTCGAGGCGGGCGCGACCATCGTCGTCGCGGTGGCGTTCCTGCTCGCCGTCCACCGGGCCGCGCTCGCCGCGACGGCGGCGGCGCTCGCGCGCCTCGGTCAGTCCCGAACGGCCGCGAGCGGGTCGAGGTAG
- the guaB gene encoding IMP dehydrogenase: protein MANDVPDDGTFSEKLRVPEALTFDDVLLRPKESTVEPDEADLSTRVSTNVELNVPVLSAAMDTVTESELAIEMAREGGLGVLHRNMDVDEMVRQVERIKRADELIIRDVVTASPEQTVRDVDEMMNREGVSGAPVVDGDDQVLGIISGTDIRPYLEVGDSDEVREAMTDEVITASEDVTAREALELMYEYKIERVPVVDDGNRLVGLVTMQGILQRREYDNAARDDDGKLRAAVAVGPFEMDRATAADDAGADVLFIDCAHAHNRNVVEGAREIKEAVDADVVVGNVGTREAAEDLVDFADGLKVGIGPGSICTTRVVSGAGMPQITAVAQVADVASRHDVPVIADGGIRYSGDAIKAIAAGADAVMLGSYFAGTDEAPGRVITMNGKKYKQYRGMGSVGAMQGGDDENRYLKEAPEDDEEYVPEGVEAAKPYKGSLASELYQLTGGMQSGMGYVGAETIPEFKERSEFVRVSSAGQRESHAHDVVITDEAPNYSPDE from the coding sequence ATGGCGAACGACGTTCCTGACGACGGCACCTTCTCCGAGAAGCTTCGCGTACCGGAAGCGCTGACGTTCGACGACGTGCTTCTCCGCCCCAAGGAGAGCACCGTCGAGCCGGACGAGGCGGACCTCTCGACGCGGGTCTCCACGAACGTCGAGCTGAACGTCCCGGTGCTGTCGGCCGCGATGGACACCGTCACCGAGAGCGAACTGGCGATAGAGATGGCCCGTGAGGGCGGGCTCGGCGTCCTCCACCGCAACATGGACGTCGACGAGATGGTCAGACAGGTCGAGCGCATCAAGCGAGCCGACGAATTGATCATCCGCGATGTCGTTACGGCCAGCCCCGAGCAGACGGTCCGGGACGTCGACGAGATGATGAACCGCGAGGGGGTCAGCGGCGCGCCCGTCGTCGACGGGGACGACCAGGTACTCGGGATCATCTCCGGCACCGACATCCGCCCGTATCTGGAGGTCGGCGACTCCGACGAGGTCCGCGAGGCGATGACCGACGAGGTGATCACTGCCTCCGAGGACGTGACCGCGCGCGAGGCGCTCGAACTGATGTACGAGTACAAGATCGAGCGCGTGCCGGTCGTCGACGACGGGAACCGCCTCGTCGGCCTCGTGACGATGCAGGGCATCCTCCAGCGCCGCGAGTACGACAACGCGGCCCGCGACGACGACGGAAAGCTCCGCGCCGCGGTCGCCGTCGGCCCGTTCGAGATGGACCGGGCGACCGCCGCGGACGACGCCGGCGCGGACGTCCTGTTCATCGACTGCGCGCACGCGCACAACCGAAACGTCGTGGAGGGCGCACGGGAGATCAAGGAGGCGGTCGACGCGGACGTCGTCGTCGGCAACGTCGGCACGCGCGAGGCTGCCGAGGACCTGGTCGACTTCGCCGACGGCCTGAAGGTCGGCATCGGCCCGGGGAGCATCTGCACCACCCGCGTCGTCAGCGGCGCGGGCATGCCCCAGATCACCGCCGTCGCGCAGGTGGCCGACGTCGCCAGCCGGCACGACGTGCCCGTCATCGCCGACGGCGGCATCCGCTACTCCGGCGACGCGATCAAGGCCATCGCCGCCGGGGCCGACGCCGTGATGCTCGGCTCCTATTTCGCCGGCACGGACGAGGCCCCCGGCCGCGTCATCACGATGAACGGCAAGAAGTACAAGCAGTACCGCGGGATGGGCAGCGTCGGTGCGATGCAGGGCGGCGACGACGAGAACCGCTACCTGAAGGAGGCCCCGGAGGACGACGAGGAGTACGTCCCCGAGGGCGTCGAGGCCGCGAAGCCGTACAAGGGGAGCCTGGCGAGCGAGCTCTACCAGCTCACCGGCGGGATGCAAAGCGGCATGGGGTACGTCGGCGCGGAGACGATCCCCGAGTTCAAGGAACGGTCCGAGTTCGTCCGCGTCTCCTCGGCCGGCCAGCGCGAGAGCCACGCCCACGACGTGGTGATCACGGACGAGGCCCCGAACTACAGCCCCGACGAGTAA
- the gdhB gene encoding glutamate dehydrogenase GdhB, with translation MTSQQATEPEPDETDHESALETARRQLREAATHVDVDPGVIERLRHPTRVVEVSVPLERDDGNVEVFTGYRAQHDDVRGPYKGGLRYHPDVTAQECVGLSMWMTWKCAVMDLPFGGGKGGIVVNPKDLSTGEKERLTRRFAEEIRDEVGPKRDIPAPDMGTDAKTMAWFMDAYSMQQGETTPGVVTGKPPVVGGSYGREEAPGRSVAIVAREAIDYYDKDIGETTVAVQGYGSVGANAARLLQDWGAKVVAVSDVNGGVYDTDGLDTHAIPSHDEQPEGVMGQDAPNTVTNEELLELDVDVLIPAAIGNVITMDNAGRIDADIVVEGANGPTTSGADRILDERDVPVIPDILANAGGVTVSYFEWLQDINRRKWSEERVNSELESEMLSAWEDVRAEVEAGDVSWRDAAYVVALNRIGKAKEARGLWP, from the coding sequence ATGACATCGCAACAAGCCACCGAACCCGAACCCGACGAAACGGACCACGAGTCCGCCCTCGAAACCGCCCGCCGACAGCTTCGCGAGGCCGCGACCCACGTCGACGTCGACCCCGGCGTCATCGAACGGCTGCGACACCCGACCCGCGTCGTCGAGGTGTCCGTGCCGCTCGAGCGCGACGACGGGAACGTCGAAGTGTTCACCGGCTACCGCGCCCAGCACGACGACGTGCGCGGGCCGTACAAGGGGGGACTGCGATACCACCCCGACGTGACCGCCCAGGAGTGCGTCGGCCTGTCGATGTGGATGACCTGGAAATGTGCCGTCATGGACCTCCCCTTCGGCGGCGGGAAAGGCGGCATCGTCGTCAACCCGAAGGACCTCAGCACGGGCGAGAAGGAGCGCCTGACCCGGCGCTTCGCCGAGGAGATCCGCGACGAGGTCGGCCCGAAACGCGACATCCCCGCGCCGGACATGGGCACGGACGCGAAGACGATGGCGTGGTTCATGGACGCCTACAGCATGCAGCAGGGCGAGACGACGCCGGGCGTCGTCACCGGCAAGCCGCCGGTCGTCGGCGGCAGCTACGGCCGCGAGGAGGCACCCGGCCGCAGCGTCGCCATCGTCGCCCGCGAGGCCATCGACTACTACGACAAGGATATCGGCGAGACGACCGTCGCCGTCCAGGGGTACGGCAGCGTCGGCGCGAACGCCGCCCGCCTGCTCCAGGACTGGGGCGCGAAGGTCGTCGCCGTCAGCGACGTCAACGGCGGCGTCTACGACACCGACGGCCTCGACACGCACGCGATCCCGTCCCACGACGAGCAGCCGGAGGGCGTCATGGGGCAGGACGCCCCGAACACGGTCACGAACGAGGAGCTGCTGGAGCTCGACGTGGACGTGCTGATCCCCGCCGCCATCGGCAACGTGATCACCATGGACAACGCCGGCCGGATCGACGCCGACATTGTCGTCGAGGGGGCCAACGGGCCGACGACTTCCGGCGCGGACCGGATCCTCGACGAGCGCGACGTCCCGGTGATCCCCGACATCTTGGCGAACGCCGGCGGCGTCACCGTCTCCTACTTCGAGTGGCTGCAGGACATCAACCGCCGGAAGTGGTCCGAGGAACGCGTCAACAGCGAGCTCGAATCCGAGATGCTGTCGGCCTGGGAGGACGTGCGGGCGGAAGTCGAGGCGGGCGACGTGAGCTGGCGCGACGCCGCCTACGTCGTCGCGCTCAACCGGATCGGCAAGGCGAAGGAAGCGCGCGGGCTCTGGCCCTGA
- a CDS encoding DUF5794 domain-containing protein, protein MSTSQHPIALRLEQQVSGPTKLLATVMCLPLIDGIFPALVLAGAVDSVGGILQVGLLVFGGSATVAVILAEMDGTPREQARVVMLVGAVILAVAAVEAALAPTISSVLNLHLFERFAALVIAAVAAKTASARVGEYLPRPAVIVGLGLVASLEPAGAELVLVPDAMLVARAVAAAGVGVGFALLVALLSPVLRRQVDIDRFRFGSAVALGLLPLSLLGMPYGNAPLAVLVVTGLFAFEPGGDAMADDADAEDAPPAADVPGHEGAVADGGQDGPDEADEPADAPVSTEGRAPWL, encoded by the coding sequence ATGAGTACGTCCCAACACCCGATCGCCCTTCGCCTGGAGCAACAGGTGAGCGGTCCGACGAAGCTGCTCGCCACCGTGATGTGTCTGCCGCTCATCGACGGCATCTTCCCGGCGCTCGTGCTTGCCGGCGCCGTCGACAGCGTCGGCGGCATCCTGCAGGTCGGCCTGCTCGTGTTCGGCGGGAGCGCCACGGTCGCGGTCATCCTCGCGGAGATGGACGGCACCCCCCGCGAGCAGGCCCGCGTGGTGATGCTCGTCGGCGCGGTCATCCTTGCGGTCGCCGCAGTGGAGGCGGCGCTGGCCCCGACGATAAGCAGCGTCCTGAACCTGCACCTGTTCGAGCGGTTCGCCGCGCTGGTCATCGCCGCCGTCGCGGCCAAGACCGCCAGCGCCCGCGTCGGGGAGTACCTGCCGCGGCCGGCGGTCATCGTCGGCCTCGGCCTCGTCGCCAGCCTCGAACCGGCCGGCGCGGAGCTCGTGCTCGTGCCCGACGCCATGCTGGTCGCCCGCGCGGTGGCCGCCGCCGGCGTCGGCGTCGGGTTCGCGCTCCTCGTCGCCCTGCTCTCGCCGGTGTTGCGCCGGCAGGTCGACATCGACCGCTTCCGCTTCGGGAGCGCCGTCGCGCTCGGCCTCCTGCCGCTGTCGCTGCTGGGCATGCCCTACGGCAACGCGCCGCTGGCCGTCCTCGTCGTCACCGGGCTGTTCGCGTTCGAACCCGGCGGCGACGCGATGGCCGACGACGCCGACGCCGAGGACGCCCCGCCCGCCGCGGACGTCCCCGGACACGAGGGGGCCGTGGCCGACGGGGGGCAGGACGGCCCCGACGAGGCGGACGAACCCGCCGACGCGCCCGTCTCGACGGAGGGTCGCGCTCCCTGGCTTTAG
- a CDS encoding DHH family phosphoesterase, with amino-acid sequence MNTGVAISSISTYAILGCGSVGHAVAEELVDQGKDVLIIDKDEGRVEALRDQDLNAQQDDITEESVAESIGGRDVVLIMSSDVEANKAAVENIRKRESDQYVIVRASDPVSSDELRELGADHVINPSAVIADSALRSLETGELEYKARQLGDVLSATDERVAIITHDNPDPDSIASAAALQAIAEHLGVEADILYLGDIGHQENRAFVNLLGIELHDWNQVEDVGVYDTVALVDHTKASEESFDLTVDVLIDHYEPDEDHDADFVDVRPNMSSTSTIMTKYIQEFDMNVGEEVATALLYGIRAETLDFKRDTTPADLTAAAYLYPFANHDTLEQVESPSMSPETLDVLAEAITNREVQGSHLVSNAGFIRDRDALAQAAQHLLNLEGITTTAVFGIADDTIYLAARSKDIRMNIGKVLGDAYAEIGEAAGHSTQASAEIPLGIFTGIETNEENRDTLLQLTEEAVKRKLFDAMGVESGESSNGS; translated from the coding sequence ATGAACACCGGGGTCGCTATCTCCTCGATATCGACGTACGCCATCCTCGGCTGTGGCAGCGTCGGCCACGCCGTCGCCGAGGAACTCGTCGATCAGGGGAAGGACGTGCTCATCATCGACAAGGACGAGGGACGCGTCGAGGCCCTGCGTGACCAAGATCTCAACGCCCAGCAGGACGACATCACCGAGGAATCCGTCGCCGAGAGCATCGGCGGACGGGACGTCGTCCTCATCATGTCCTCCGACGTGGAGGCCAACAAGGCGGCGGTCGAGAACATCCGCAAGCGCGAGAGCGACCAGTACGTGATCGTGCGCGCGAGCGACCCGGTGTCCAGCGACGAGCTGCGCGAGCTCGGGGCCGACCACGTGATCAACCCCTCGGCGGTCATCGCCGACTCCGCGCTCCGGTCGCTGGAGACGGGCGAACTGGAGTACAAGGCCCGCCAGCTCGGCGACGTGCTGTCGGCGACCGACGAGCGCGTGGCCATCATCACCCACGACAACCCCGACCCCGACTCCATCGCCAGCGCCGCCGCGCTCCAGGCGATCGCCGAACACCTCGGCGTCGAGGCGGACATCCTCTATCTCGGCGACATCGGCCACCAGGAGAACCGCGCGTTCGTGAACCTGCTGGGGATCGAGCTCCACGACTGGAACCAGGTCGAGGACGTCGGCGTCTACGACACGGTCGCGCTGGTCGACCACACGAAGGCCTCCGAGGAGAGCTTCGACCTGACGGTCGACGTGCTCATCGACCACTACGAGCCGGACGAGGACCACGACGCCGACTTCGTCGACGTGCGCCCGAACATGTCCTCGACGTCGACGATCATGACGAAGTACATACAGGAATTCGACATGAACGTCGGCGAGGAAGTCGCCACCGCCCTCCTGTACGGCATCCGCGCGGAGACGCTGGACTTCAAGCGCGACACGACGCCGGCGGACCTGACGGCCGCGGCGTACCTCTACCCCTTCGCCAACCACGACACGCTGGAGCAGGTGGAGTCGCCGAGCATGTCACCCGAGACGCTGGACGTGCTCGCCGAGGCCATCACGAACCGGGAGGTACAGGGGAGTCACCTCGTCTCGAACGCCGGGTTCATCCGCGACCGCGACGCGCTGGCCCAGGCCGCCCAGCACCTCCTCAACCTGGAGGGGATCACGACGACGGCCGTCTTCGGCATCGCCGACGACACCATCTACCTCGCGGCGCGCTCGAAGGACATCCGCATGAACATCGGGAAGGTGCTCGGCGACGCCTACGCGGAGATCGGCGAGGCGGCGGGCCACTCGACGCAGGCCAGCGCCGAGATACCGCTCGGCATCTTCACCGGCATCGAGACCAACGAGGAGAACCGGGACACGCTGCTCCAGCTCACCGAGGAGGCGGTGAAACGGAAACTGTTCGACGCGATGGGCGTCGAGAGCGGCGAGAGTTCGAACGGCTCCTAG